A portion of the Limosilactobacillus reuteri genome contains these proteins:
- a CDS encoding PLP-dependent cysteine synthase family protein yields the protein MLVENTYDLIGHTPLMHLPMKTPNDVNIYAKLEMFNPGGSIKDRLGMALIQRGMEEGKITDTTTIIEPTAGNTGIGVALAALKYHLPVKLVVPEKFSFEKQTLMRALGAEVINTPSEEGIKGAIAAAKELAAAIGNAYVPLQFQNPANPDVYQHTLGPEILADLANKPLAAFVAGAGSGGTFAGIQKALQDAYPELKGYIVEPAGSILNGGPAHSHRTEGIGVEFIPLFFKNLDYTGVKTISDEDAFYYVRWVAKNLGLFIGSSSGAALAASLEVAKELPHGANLVTVFSDSSERYLSEHIYEE from the coding sequence ATGTTAGTTGAAAATACTTATGATTTGATTGGTCACACCCCCTTGATGCACCTGCCGATGAAGACTCCGAATGACGTTAATATTTATGCTAAGCTCGAAATGTTTAATCCTGGTGGCAGTATTAAGGATCGTTTGGGGATGGCGTTAATCCAGCGAGGAATGGAAGAAGGAAAAATAACAGATACAACAACGATTATTGAACCAACGGCCGGAAATACAGGAATTGGAGTTGCTTTAGCAGCCTTAAAATACCATTTACCAGTTAAATTAGTGGTGCCAGAAAAGTTTAGTTTTGAAAAGCAAACGTTAATGCGTGCGCTAGGAGCTGAAGTGATTAATACCCCGAGTGAAGAGGGAATTAAGGGGGCAATTGCGGCCGCAAAAGAATTGGCGGCTGCAATTGGGAATGCTTATGTGCCTTTACAATTCCAGAATCCAGCGAATCCTGATGTTTATCAGCACACCTTGGGACCAGAAATTTTAGCTGATCTTGCTAATAAACCGCTGGCGGCCTTTGTAGCTGGGGCAGGAAGTGGTGGCACTTTTGCGGGGATTCAAAAGGCGCTCCAAGATGCTTACCCAGAGTTGAAAGGCTATATTGTTGAACCAGCCGGATCGATTTTAAATGGGGGCCCAGCCCATAGTCACCGTACAGAAGGAATTGGCGTTGAATTTATTCCGCTATTCTTCAAGAATTTAGATTATACCGGGGTAAAAACAATCAGTGATGAGGATGCATTCTATTATGTTCGCTGGGTTGCTAAAAATCTCGGCCTCTTTATTGGTAGCTCTAGTGGGGCTGCGCTTGCGGCAAGTTTAGAAGTTGCTAAAGAATTACCGCACGGGGCTAATTTAGTCACGGTATTTTCTGATTCAAGCGAACGTTACCTCAGTGAACATATTTATGAGGAATAG
- a CDS encoding flavodoxin family protein, producing the protein MMKIVVLTGSPHHPGTSEQLADAFVKGATEAENEVYRFDAGRRTDEFSMIKLEDNHPGQEVAIEPNDVITNEVMPKLLAADMVVLVSSLYYYGINAALKAVIDRFYSYNHELHGGKKAITLVSGYGQADAFASLNLYFKQLLEYMRWDKVGEVLAADSWNNQKLAKHVEEAYQLGKTVK; encoded by the coding sequence ATGATGAAGATTGTTGTATTAACAGGAAGTCCCCATCATCCAGGAACTTCTGAGCAATTAGCAGATGCTTTTGTTAAGGGCGCAACTGAAGCAGAAAATGAAGTTTATCGCTTTGATGCTGGACGCCGGACCGATGAATTTTCGATGATTAAATTGGAGGACAATCATCCCGGACAAGAAGTTGCGATTGAACCGAATGATGTTATTACTAATGAAGTAATGCCTAAGCTGTTAGCGGCAGACATGGTAGTCTTGGTTAGTTCGCTATATTATTATGGGATCAATGCAGCGCTAAAAGCAGTGATTGATCGTTTCTACAGCTATAACCATGAACTTCACGGCGGAAAGAAAGCTATTACTTTAGTGAGTGGTTATGGTCAAGCAGATGCCTTTGCTTCACTTAACTTATATTTTAAGCAATTGCTTGAATATATGCGTTGGGATAAAGTAGGAGAGGTACTCGCAGCTGATTCTTGGAATAATCAAAAACTGGCTAAACACGTTGAAGAAGCTTACCAGCTAGGAAAGACAGTTAAATAG
- the ltrA gene encoding group II intron reverse transcriptase/maturase yields MRQSQKTEQQADRLSRIGLENRKYTRARSTGYGEGKGMSVTIQDLVLDRNNLNQAYLRVKRNKGAAGVDDMTVNDLLPYLRENKTELIASLREGKYKPAPVKRVEIPKPNGGVRRLGIPTVVDRMVQQAVAQILTPIFERIFSDNSFGFRPHRGAHDAISKVVDLYNQGYRRVVDLDLKAYFDNVNHDLMIKYLQQYIDDPWTLRLIRKFLTSGVLDHGLFAKSEKGTPQGGPLSPLLANIYLNELDEELTRRGHHFVRYADDCNIYVKSQRAGERVMRSITQFLEKRLKVKVNPDKTKVGSPLRLKFLGFSLGVDHNGAYARPAKQSQQRVKKALKLLTKRNRGISLTRMFEEIHRKMRGWLQYYSIGKLTNFIQRLDKWLRVRIRQYIWKQWKKFKTKVTNLQKLGMSQRDAYVFASTRKGYWRTAHSKTLSYSLTNRKLEQLGLMNMSKTLQSIQCD; encoded by the coding sequence GTGCGACAATCGCAGAAAACAGAACAACAAGCTGACCGCTTGTCGAGGATAGGTTTGGAAAACCGAAAGTACACAAGGGCGCGTAGTACCGGTTATGGTGAAGGTAAAGGTATGAGTGTCACTATCCAAGACCTGGTCTTGGATCGCAATAACCTTAATCAGGCTTATTTGCGAGTTAAGAGAAATAAAGGAGCAGCAGGCGTTGACGATATGACAGTCAATGACCTTCTGCCATATCTCAGAGAAAATAAGACGGAACTGATCGCTAGTTTGCGTGAGGGCAAGTATAAACCAGCTCCAGTCAAACGGGTAGAAATTCCGAAGCCTAATGGTGGAGTAAGAAGACTTGGAATACCAACGGTGGTGGACCGAATGGTTCAACAAGCTGTAGCCCAAATTCTTACGCCTATCTTTGAGCGTATTTTCTCTGATAATAGCTTTGGCTTCCGTCCCCACCGTGGGGCCCATGACGCTATTTCAAAAGTAGTAGATCTTTATAATCAAGGTTATCGAAGAGTTGTCGACTTAGACCTAAAAGCCTATTTTGATAACGTTAATCATGACTTGATGATTAAGTATCTCCAACAATATATTGATGACCCATGGACACTAAGACTCATTCGTAAGTTTCTAACTAGCGGAGTCTTAGACCATGGGCTTTTCGCTAAGAGTGAAAAAGGAACCCCACAAGGAGGGCCATTGTCACCACTACTGGCGAACATCTATCTAAATGAGTTGGACGAAGAGTTGACTAGACGTGGTCACCACTTTGTGCGCTATGCGGATGATTGTAACATCTATGTTAAAAGTCAACGAGCCGGAGAACGAGTAATGCGAAGCATTACCCAGTTTCTAGAAAAGCGCTTGAAAGTTAAAGTGAACCCAGATAAAACCAAAGTCGGTAGCCCGCTACGGTTGAAGTTTCTTGGCTTTTCGTTGGGTGTAGACCACAATGGGGCCTACGCCCGTCCAGCTAAACAATCGCAACAACGAGTAAAGAAAGCACTGAAGTTATTAACTAAACGTAATCGTGGAATATCTCTGACAAGAATGTTTGAAGAAATTCATCGAAAAATGCGTGGGTGGCTTCAGTACTACTCAATTGGGAAACTAACTAACTTTATTCAACGCCTTGACAAGTGGTTGAGGGTCCGAATAAGGCAGTATATTTGGAAGCAATGGAAAAAGTTTAAAACTAAGGTAACTAACTTACAGAAGTTGGGGATGTCCCAGCGTGATGCATATGTCTTCGCTAGTACCCGAAAGGGCTACTGGCGAACTGCACATAGTAAGACCTTGAGCTATTCTCTAACTAATAGAAAACTGGAACAACTCGGACTTATGAATATGTCCAAGACGCTCCAGTCAATTCAATGTGATTAA
- a CDS encoding alpha/beta hydrolase: MEIKSVNLDQPYSSLDIYHSHTDKALPGLVILPGGSYNQIMERDSERVALTFATHAWQTFVVRYPVVEHKNYEEAKIAVHQAFEYIVNHAAEFDVDTDRLGIIGFSAGGQIAAAYSNEKLTHAKFAALGYPVIQPLIDERMGVTTENVAKLVNPQTLPTFMWGSAKDELTPFVDHLQVYADALIKHDIPYELHEFGTGGHGIALANEYTGIVNNDRVDTHMGKWFPLFLEWLTELNLI, from the coding sequence ATGGAAATTAAAAGTGTTAACTTAGATCAACCATATTCGTCTCTAGACATTTATCATAGTCATACTGATAAAGCTTTACCTGGCCTTGTTATTTTGCCAGGAGGCAGTTATAACCAGATTATGGAACGAGATTCCGAACGGGTGGCATTAACGTTTGCAACCCATGCATGGCAAACATTTGTTGTACGATATCCGGTAGTTGAGCATAAGAATTATGAAGAAGCCAAAATAGCGGTTCACCAAGCATTTGAATATATCGTCAACCATGCAGCTGAATTTGATGTTGACACTGATCGGTTGGGGATTATTGGCTTTTCTGCAGGAGGCCAAATTGCCGCTGCATATAGTAACGAAAAACTAACACATGCTAAATTTGCCGCATTAGGATATCCTGTTATTCAACCCTTGATTGATGAACGCATGGGGGTTACAACAGAAAATGTAGCAAAATTGGTAAATCCGCAAACACTACCAACCTTTATGTGGGGATCGGCAAAAGATGAACTGACTCCCTTTGTTGATCACCTTCAAGTATATGCAGATGCGTTAATTAAGCATGATATTCCATATGAATTACATGAGTTTGGCACTGGGGGACATGGAATCGCGTTAGCTAACGAATATACTGGTATTGTTAATAATGATCGGGTAGATACGCATATGGGAAAGTGGTTCCCACTATTTCTTGAGTGGTTAACTGAGTTGAATTTAATTTAG
- a CDS encoding YeiH family protein, producing MSIMKTRSFWIAAIMTLICSVAGVLLAKLPYVNLIGALVIALLLGIAMQLTPASLRNEAQGGIGFISNKFLRLGIILLGFRLNLEKLAAAGVKTILVAAIEVTGTIVLTYWLSRKFGAEDELAILSACGCGICGAAAVMGVSPQIETDNEERKRENEVLAVAVVCVMGTVFTLVEIGIKPLLGLTDPQFGIVAGGSLYEIAHAVAAGGAFGEASLDNALIMKLSRVLLLAPVALIVGYWYQHRLIVESEEEHTKEPKKLPIPWFLGGFILTSVLGTFLPFSPAFLDALVQAAYIFLGMAMAALGVSVNFKVIFKRGGAVFGVAAISSTCLLVFMIIMSKIFF from the coding sequence ATGAGTATTATGAAGACTAGGTCATTCTGGATTGCTGCCATTATGACCTTAATTTGTTCTGTTGCTGGGGTGCTTTTAGCAAAACTACCTTATGTCAACTTAATCGGGGCATTGGTTATTGCTTTATTATTAGGTATTGCCATGCAGTTGACTCCTGCTAGCTTGCGGAATGAGGCTCAAGGCGGCATCGGATTTATTTCTAACAAATTTTTACGGCTTGGTATTATTCTTCTTGGTTTCCGCTTAAACCTAGAAAAACTTGCTGCCGCTGGGGTTAAGACTATTTTAGTTGCGGCTATTGAAGTTACCGGCACGATTGTCCTTACTTATTGGCTTAGTCGAAAGTTTGGTGCAGAAGATGAATTAGCTATCCTTTCTGCTTGCGGCTGTGGTATTTGTGGAGCGGCTGCTGTAATGGGGGTTTCACCACAAATTGAAACTGACAACGAGGAGCGCAAACGAGAAAATGAAGTATTAGCTGTTGCTGTTGTTTGTGTAATGGGGACAGTCTTTACTTTAGTTGAAATTGGAATAAAGCCACTCCTCGGACTTACCGATCCACAGTTTGGAATTGTGGCTGGTGGTTCATTATATGAAATTGCTCATGCCGTTGCAGCCGGGGGAGCTTTTGGTGAAGCAAGTTTAGATAACGCCCTTATTATGAAACTTTCACGGGTTCTTCTCTTAGCGCCAGTCGCTTTAATTGTTGGTTACTGGTATCAACACCGCCTTATAGTTGAAAGTGAAGAAGAACATACTAAAGAACCAAAGAAATTACCAATTCCTTGGTTCCTCGGCGGTTTTATTTTAACTAGTGTGTTAGGAACCTTTCTTCCATTCTCACCAGCCTTTCTTGATGCACTTGTTCAAGCAGCCTATATCTTTTTAGGAATGGCAATGGCTGCATTAGGTGTTTCAGTAAACTTTAAGGTTATTTTTAAACGTGGAGGGGCCGTTTTTGGTGTGGCTGCGATTAGCTCAACCTGTTTATTGGTATTTATGATTATTATGAGTAAAATATTCTTCTAG